From the Bacteroidota bacterium genome, one window contains:
- a CDS encoding RNA polymerase sigma factor, with the protein MTVNEFNSCVDLYADSLYRFILKNIKDSDKAKDIVQDTYEKLWLKVSELPATNAKSYMFTAAYRTMIDKVRRDTKQTPLQDGHTDGLTAKNSFNDVKEVLNEALNKLPEIQRSVILLRDYEGYNYAEIGEITGLNESQVKVYIYRARVFLKEYIGSLDTII; encoded by the coding sequence ATGACCGTAAACGAATTCAATTCCTGTGTGGATTTATATGCGGATAGCTTGTATCGTTTTATTCTTAAAAATATTAAGGATAGCGATAAGGCTAAGGATATTGTGCAGGATACCTATGAAAAACTTTGGCTAAAAGTTTCGGAACTTCCGGCTACCAATGCAAAGTCGTATATGTTTACGGCTGCATACCGCACCATGATTGATAAAGTAAGGCGCGATACAAAACAAACTCCATTGCAGGATGGACATACAGATGGCTTGACAGCAAAAAATTCTTTTAATGATGTAAAGGAAGTTTTGAATGAGGCACTAAATAAATTACCGGAGATTCAACGTTCTGTTATTTTGTTGCGTGATTATGAAGGATATAATTATGCTGAAATTGGAGAAATTACAGGATTAAACGAAAGCCAAGTGAAGGTATATATTTATCGAGCGCGAGTGTTTTTAAAGGAATATATTGGAAGTTTAGATACAATAATTTAA
- a CDS encoding DegV family protein codes for MKLSRANYETFLVDYLDGKLTPLEVANLLLFLEQNPDIKEEFEGVELSALTVVSSDLFPNKEALKKKPPVTLINENNASNFLVRKIENDLSQSEIAELDAFLAQNISFRKELGLFEKTILKPDLFLQFSDRDSLKKRGRIIPLFYRISSIAALLLLLVAIPLLLRFYSGNNSDESHFASNVNDSKQRAKQFNLIGKNAVEEIVIAHTPKHFASNQDKLPHKTAKASITQQTVPQRSTLVQVDSTESRLSTISTQEQTMAAIVEKRNEAASESSAIPNVTESPITGNASTSFISIKSMAEQKIKAMSKDNLDELAAEDAKKKRKISGWDFAAIGAKLVGKVSGKKIQLQNRYNSDGQLTQYAILSNNFEFSRGH; via the coding sequence ATGAAACTGAGTAGGGCCAATTACGAAACTTTTTTAGTCGATTACCTCGATGGCAAATTAACGCCATTGGAAGTGGCCAATTTATTGCTTTTTTTAGAACAAAACCCGGATATAAAAGAAGAGTTTGAAGGAGTTGAGTTATCTGCATTGACAGTTGTTTCAAGCGACCTATTTCCAAATAAGGAGGCACTTAAAAAAAAACCACCAGTTACGTTAATTAACGAAAATAATGCAAGTAATTTTTTAGTGAGAAAAATTGAGAATGATTTATCTCAAAGTGAAATTGCTGAACTGGATGCATTTTTAGCTCAAAATATTTCCTTTAGAAAAGAGCTTGGTTTATTTGAAAAAACGATACTTAAACCTGATTTATTCTTGCAATTTTCAGATAGAGATTCGCTGAAAAAGCGAGGACGTATTATCCCTCTCTTTTATAGAATTTCTTCCATTGCTGCCCTGCTTCTTTTACTAGTAGCTATTCCTTTGTTACTCCGCTTTTACTCAGGAAATAATTCTGATGAGTCGCACTTTGCATCAAATGTAAACGATTCAAAACAAAGAGCTAAGCAGTTTAACCTAATAGGGAAGAATGCTGTTGAGGAAATTGTGATTGCACATACTCCTAAGCATTTTGCATCAAATCAAGACAAACTACCGCATAAAACGGCGAAGGCATCTATAACCCAACAAACAGTTCCTCAAAGGTCAACACTGGTGCAGGTTGATTCTACTGAATCGCGTCTTTCAACTATTTCTACTCAGGAGCAAACCATGGCTGCAATTGTTGAAAAGAGAAACGAGGCTGCTTCTGAATCCTCCGCTATTCCTAATGTTACTGAATCACCGATAACAGGAAATGCGTCCACTTCATTTATATCCATAAAATCAATGGCTGAACAAAAAATAAAGGCAATGTCAAAAGATAATCTTGATGAACTTGCTGCCGAAGATGCTAAGAAGAAACGAAAAATTAGCGGTTGGGATTTTGCAGCGATTGGGGCAAAATTAGTTGGAAAAGTAAGCGGTAAAAAGATACAACTCCAAAATCGATACAACAGCGACGGGCAACTAACTCAATACGCTATTCTTAGTAATAATTTTGAGTTTTCAAGAGGTCACTAA
- a CDS encoding menaquinone biosynthesis decarboxylase — translation MPYKNLQHFIDTLEREGELIRVKEFVNPHLEIAEITDRLSKSKNNKALLFENTGTDFPVLINSMGSYKRMCMALGVDNLDDISKEIESLFHQLSGPKEGILDKLKMLPMLGQISSWMPKQISGRGECQQVIMESPDITKLPVMTCWPEDGGPFVTLPIINTKHPESGIRNVGMYRMQVFGPTLTGMHWHKHKVSAGHFNEYKKLGKKMPVAVALGGDPVYTYAATAPLPPNVDEYMLAGFLRKKKVELVKCITQDMYVPADADFIIEGYVDPEDELIWEGPFGDHTGYYSLADWYPKFHVTCITHKKNAVYPSTIVGIPPQEDAWIGKATERIFLAPIKMTLLPEIVDMELPIEGVFHNLTIVKIKKEFAGHAQKVMNAMWGAGQMMFNKILVITDGEINIHNYSEVAKAISQNCDPQQDIYLSQGPMDVLDHSCSKFAFGGKMCVDATTKFEEEKRSGTQKLFGDLKLDVPKIKALYPEISSLNDSLLNHEISVVFVAVEKNKKNHIKELNQQLFSMPDFSAIKVVIYVEHTVDANDIADAIWRFANNIDPKRDSFIIEALNENEISHIGFDGTRKTKEFDNFHRDWPNIIAANPLTIKAIDEKWANLGLGEFVRSPSLKYQKQLYKGGAVVTE, via the coding sequence ATGCCTTACAAAAATCTACAACACTTTATCGATACACTCGAACGCGAAGGTGAACTTATTCGAGTAAAAGAATTCGTAAACCCACACCTCGAAATAGCCGAAATTACCGATCGATTGTCAAAATCAAAAAATAACAAGGCGCTACTGTTTGAAAATACCGGTACTGATTTTCCGGTCCTAATCAATTCGATGGGTTCCTACAAGCGCATGTGTATGGCACTTGGCGTGGATAACCTCGATGATATCAGCAAAGAAATTGAAAGCCTTTTCCATCAACTATCCGGTCCCAAAGAGGGCATTTTAGATAAACTTAAAATGCTTCCTATGTTAGGGCAAATTTCTTCTTGGATGCCCAAGCAAATCAGCGGAAGGGGAGAATGCCAACAAGTTATTATGGAAAGCCCTGACATCACAAAACTTCCGGTAATGACCTGCTGGCCCGAAGATGGTGGCCCTTTTGTTACGCTTCCCATTATCAATACAAAGCATCCCGAAAGTGGAATACGTAACGTGGGAATGTATCGCATGCAGGTATTCGGCCCTACCTTAACCGGTATGCATTGGCACAAACACAAAGTGAGCGCAGGGCATTTTAATGAGTACAAGAAATTAGGAAAGAAAATGCCTGTTGCTGTTGCCCTTGGCGGAGATCCTGTATATACCTACGCTGCTACTGCACCACTGCCGCCCAATGTGGATGAATACATGCTTGCCGGATTCCTTCGAAAGAAAAAAGTGGAATTAGTGAAGTGCATCACACAAGATATGTATGTTCCCGCAGATGCCGATTTTATTATTGAAGGCTATGTTGATCCTGAAGATGAGCTTATTTGGGAAGGCCCTTTTGGCGATCACACCGGTTATTATTCATTGGCCGATTGGTATCCAAAATTTCACGTTACCTGCATCACACATAAAAAAAATGCAGTGTATCCGAGCACAATTGTAGGTATCCCGCCGCAAGAGGATGCTTGGATTGGAAAAGCAACCGAAAGAATATTTCTGGCGCCAATTAAAATGACTTTACTACCCGAAATTGTCGACATGGAATTGCCCATTGAAGGGGTGTTCCACAACCTTACCATTGTTAAAATTAAAAAGGAATTTGCAGGCCATGCTCAAAAAGTTATGAATGCCATGTGGGGCGCCGGTCAAATGATGTTCAATAAAATTTTGGTTATTACCGATGGGGAAATTAATATTCATAATTACTCGGAAGTGGCCAAAGCGATCTCCCAAAATTGCGATCCGCAACAAGATATATATTTGAGCCAAGGCCCTATGGATGTGCTCGACCATTCCTGCAGTAAGTTTGCTTTTGGAGGAAAAATGTGTGTGGATGCAACCACAAAATTTGAGGAGGAAAAGCGATCAGGTACTCAAAAACTATTCGGTGATTTGAAATTAGATGTGCCCAAAATTAAAGCACTGTATCCTGAGATTTCTTCTTTAAATGATTCCCTTTTGAATCATGAAATTTCTGTTGTGTTTGTTGCCGTTGAAAAAAACAAAAAAAATCATATCAAGGAGTTAAATCAACAGCTTTTTAGTATGCCTGATTTTTCAGCAATTAAGGTTGTCATTTATGTGGAACATACTGTGGATGCAAATGATATTGCTGATGCAATATGGCGTTTCGCAAATAACATCGATCCAAAGCGCGATAGTTTTATTATAGAGGCACTAAACGAAAACGAAATTTCACACATCGGATTTGACGGCACGCGCAAAACAAAGGAATTCGATAATTTTCACCGCGATTGGCCAAATATTATTGCTGCTAATCCGTTAACGATTAAGGCAATCGACGAAAAGTGGGCAAATCTTGGTTTGGGTGAGTTTGTGCGATCTCCCTCTCTTAAATACCAAAAGCAATTATACAAAGGCGGAGCTGTGGTTACCGAATAA
- a CDS encoding noncanonical pyrimidine nucleotidase, YjjG family produces MPFKTIFFDLDHTLWDFETNSTQTLLEIVGKFRLLEVGLVSANQFISRYKQINDQMWDDYRKGLVDRTTLRNTRFHKALLEFNIDNYELSLEMGEYYIKESPLKKNLFPHALETLGYLKEKYELNIITNGFNEVQFIKLEHSGLAPYFTHVITSEAANSKKPEPTIFEYATQLANSKSHESVMIGDSLEQDIVGARNYGMTQIFFNPAKIKHDVEVTYEISSLDELKEIL; encoded by the coding sequence ATGCCATTCAAAACTATTTTTTTTGACCTAGACCATACTCTTTGGGATTTTGAGACCAACTCGACACAGACATTGCTTGAAATTGTTGGAAAATTTCGCCTATTAGAAGTAGGATTAGTATCTGCCAATCAATTTATAAGTCGCTATAAACAAATAAATGATCAAATGTGGGACGATTACCGTAAGGGTTTAGTAGACAGAACTACCTTACGAAATACGCGTTTTCACAAAGCATTGTTGGAATTTAATATCGACAACTATGAGCTCTCTCTTGAAATGGGTGAATATTACATAAAAGAAAGTCCATTAAAGAAAAATTTGTTTCCACATGCCCTTGAAACGCTCGGTTATTTAAAAGAAAAATACGAGTTAAACATTATTACCAATGGCTTTAATGAGGTTCAATTTATTAAATTGGAGCATTCCGGTTTAGCTCCCTATTTTACACATGTTATAACCTCAGAAGCAGCCAATAGCAAAAAACCTGAACCAACCATTTTTGAATATGCCACCCAATTGGCAAATTCCAAATCGCACGAAAGTGTAATGATTGGGGATAGTTTGGAGCAAGATATAGTTGGTGCTCGAAATTATGGGATGACTCAAATTTTTTTCAATCCGGCTAAAATTAAGCATGATGTGGAAGTTACTTATGAGATTAGCTCATTAGATGAGTTGAAAGAAATTCTATAA
- a CDS encoding MFS transporter — translation MEKEKSQNPYAVFTVPEFVPFIGGRFFLTIAIQMQSVIVGWQVYALTKDVFALGMIGLTEAIPFIITSFFSGHVADSYDRRKIIRWATSFFMLATLALFCFSLNDSSFIKDNGVGPIFSVIVLVGITRGFLSPAVPSLLTQIVPRNLYTNSATWNTTVWHIGAIAGPAMAGIIYGYFGGSVAYGINVLFLLLSIFFFSFISFRPLPAKQQQESLKQSLMVGIKFVFSHQIILGALSLDLFAVLFGGAVAMLPAIADTVLHVGPEELGILRAAPAAGAVLMALILAYHPPIKNSGKKLLLSVSAFGVFTILFALSTNFYLSLFLLVLTGAFDNVSVVIRHTILQLLTPNEMRGRVSSVNSIFIGSSNEIGAFESGIAARAMGLKPSIVFGGVMTLMVVALVAKVSPSLRKLSLNKIK, via the coding sequence TTGGAAAAAGAAAAAAGTCAAAATCCTTATGCAGTATTTACGGTACCTGAGTTTGTACCTTTTATTGGAGGCCGATTTTTTCTAACCATTGCAATACAAATGCAGAGTGTAATTGTTGGATGGCAAGTTTATGCACTCACAAAAGATGTTTTTGCTTTAGGGATGATTGGTTTAACCGAAGCTATTCCCTTTATAATCACTTCCTTTTTTTCGGGACATGTTGCAGATAGTTATGATCGCAGAAAAATTATTCGTTGGGCAACTTCCTTTTTCATGCTCGCTACCTTAGCTTTATTTTGCTTTAGCTTAAACGATTCTTCTTTTATAAAGGATAACGGGGTTGGTCCAATTTTCAGTGTTATTGTATTGGTTGGAATTACTAGAGGATTTTTATCGCCCGCAGTTCCATCCCTTTTAACCCAAATAGTACCCCGCAATTTATATACGAATTCAGCGACATGGAATACTACTGTATGGCATATCGGAGCTATCGCCGGACCTGCCATGGCCGGAATTATTTATGGCTATTTTGGTGGCAGTGTGGCTTATGGTATAAATGTGCTTTTTTTACTTTTATCGATTTTCTTCTTTTCATTCATAAGTTTTCGCCCATTGCCGGCTAAGCAGCAGCAAGAGTCGCTAAAGCAAAGTTTAATGGTTGGAATTAAATTTGTGTTTAGTCATCAAATTATTTTGGGAGCGCTTTCGCTTGATTTGTTTGCAGTTTTGTTTGGAGGAGCGGTGGCGATGTTGCCAGCTATTGCCGATACTGTTTTACACGTTGGACCGGAAGAGCTGGGAATTTTGCGTGCAGCTCCGGCAGCCGGGGCAGTGCTAATGGCGCTAATACTGGCTTACCATCCACCTATAAAAAATTCCGGTAAGAAATTACTACTTTCAGTAAGTGCATTTGGTGTTTTCACCATTTTGTTTGCACTTTCCACCAACTTTTACCTTTCCTTGTTTTTGCTGGTGCTTACGGGTGCATTTGACAATGTAAGCGTTGTGATTCGTCACACCATTTTGCAGCTCTTAACACCCAACGAAATGCGCGGTAGAGTTTCTTCCGTGAACAGTATTTTTATTGGTTCTTCAAACGAAATTGGGGCCTTTGAATCGGGAATTGCTGCTAGGGCAATGGGTTTAAAACCTTCGATTGTTTTTGGTGGGGTAATGACTTTAATGGTAGTAGCTTTAGTTGCAAAAGTTTCGCCCTCGCTGCGAAAACTGAGTTTAAATAAAATTAAATAG
- a CDS encoding DUF2179 domain-containing protein, translated as MLLSDFFSGNLYDWVIFPLIIFFARMTDVTLGTLRSVLASKGKKHIVPFIGFFEVLIWLFAISSILKNLHSVTSYIAWAGGYATGIYLGLAIEEKLAIGNQVMRIITNQDCEKLIETIKQANFGLTILDGQGARGPVKLIFIVLKRKEVDNIINLINLYNPNAFYSVEDIREANQLRYSTMHQRNSILNKVFPIRKGL; from the coding sequence ATGTTATTAAGTGATTTTTTTAGCGGCAATTTATATGATTGGGTAATATTTCCGCTCATCATTTTTTTTGCACGTATGACTGATGTTACCTTAGGCACCCTGCGAAGTGTGCTTGCCTCAAAAGGTAAAAAGCACATTGTTCCTTTCATTGGTTTTTTTGAAGTATTAATTTGGCTTTTCGCGATAAGTTCAATATTGAAAAATCTTCACAGTGTAACCAGCTATATTGCTTGGGCAGGAGGTTATGCCACCGGAATTTATCTTGGTCTAGCTATCGAAGAAAAATTGGCCATTGGAAATCAAGTGATGCGTATCATCACCAATCAAGATTGCGAAAAATTGATTGAAACAATTAAGCAAGCAAATTTTGGACTTACAATACTCGATGGACAAGGCGCTAGAGGACCTGTTAAACTTATTTTTATTGTACTTAAAAGAAAGGAGGTTGATAATATAATTAACCTCATTAATCTCTATAATCCCAATGCATTTTATTCTGTTGAAGATATTAGGGAAGCTAATCAACTTCGATACAGTACCATGCATCAGCGAAACAGCATCCTCAATAAAGTATTTCCCATTCGAAAGGGATTGTAA